The nucleotide sequence TCGGGCGCCGACTCGGCGGACGGATGGAGGCACAGCGTTTGCCATGCTATCTGCGCGATGATTTCCAAGGCCTGCGCGGTTTCGATCGCCTTCGCACCGGATGTTCCCCATGCAAAAGGACCGTGGTTCCGCACAAGCACGGCGGGAACAGAAAGCGGATCCATACCGACAAAGCGGGCCACGATCACATTGCCCGTCTCGAGTTCGTAGTCGCCGTTGATTTCCTCGGTCATGAGTCCACGCGTCACGGGAACCGGTCCACGAAAATAGTCGGCATGCGTCGTGCCCAATAGCGGGATCTCCCTCCCGGCTTGAGCAAAACTCACCGCGTAGCGCGAATGCGTGTGGGCAACGGAACGGATTGCATCAAATGCCTGAAAAAGCCTCGTGTGCGTTGGCGTGTCGGAAGACGGGCTTAACTTGCCTGCGACGGTTTTCCCTTCGAGGTCCACAAGCGCCATACTGTCCGGCGTCAGTGACGCGTAGTCCACGCCGCTCGGCTTGATGGCAAATATTCCTGCTTCGCGATCCAGCACACTCACGTTGCCAAAAGTCAGGTCAACCAAACCACTTGCCCCCAAGGCGCGGTTGGCCTCGCAACATTCTTCGCGGATTTCGGTGAATTTTCCCATGCGCGTCAGGCGATCATTCCGCTTGCCAAATGATAATAAGCCTCGTTCCAGCTCAGGGAATCTCGGAAGGTATCCACCTGCGTATCTTTGTCGATCGCGATAATCTCGACGCCGGCGATGGCGGCGAAGTCTCGGATCATGTCCGTGGTCACCACGTGGCTGAAGACCGTATGGTGGGCACCCCCGGCATAGATCCATGCCTCGCACGCAGTCTGGAAATCCGGACGGCACTTCCACACGGCTCGCGCCACGGGCAAGTTCGGGACATCCTGCGGCGGCTTGATGACGTCCACTTCATTGACAAGCAGGCGGAAACGGTTGCCTAGGTGGATCAATGATGCATTGATCGCGGGCCCCGCGGATGCGTTGAACACCAAACGCACCGGATCGCCCTTGCCGCCGATCCCTAAGGAATGAATCT is from Chthoniobacterales bacterium and encodes:
- the araD gene encoding L-ribulose-5-phosphate 4-epimerase AraD, which encodes MGKFTEIREECCEANRALGASGLVDLTFGNVSVLDREAGIFAIKPSGVDYASLTPDSMALVDLEGKTVAGKLSPSSDTPTHTRLFQAFDAIRSVAHTHSRYAVSFAQAGREIPLLGTTHADYFRGPVPVTRGLMTEEINGDYELETGNVIVARFVGMDPLSVPAVLVRNHGPFAWGTSGAKAIETAQALEIIAQIAWQTLCLHPSAESAPDVLRDKHFFRKHGSSAYYGQRKSAHE